The nucleotide sequence CGACGAGTTCCTGCCCCTCGAACCGCACCGAACCCGACGTCGGCGCGGTCAGCTGCAGGATCGTGCGGCTCAACGTCGACTTGCCGCAACCGGATTCACCGACCAGCCCCAGCGTCTCGCCGGCCCGGATGGTCAGGCTGACGCCGTCGACGGCCTTGACCCGGCCGACTTCGCGGTCGACGACCAGACCCGACTTGATCGGGAAGTGCTTGACCAGGTCCGTGACCTCCAGCAGCGGCTCGCCACCTCCGGTCGCGCCCGTGCCCGTCCCACTCGTCGTCACAGCGCGACCGCCTTCCGCAGCCCGATCCGTCCGTCCACCATGCGCAACCGTCGCTTGTCCTCCAGCGGGAGCCAGCACCGGTCGCCGTTCAGCGGCGGCGGCTCGGAACACCGGTCGAACTGGTGCGGGCACCGCGCGGCGAACCGGCAGCCGGTCGGCGGCGACAGCAGCGACGGCGGCTGCCCGGCGATCTGCGCGAGGCGGGCCGGGCGGTCCTCGTCGAGCCGGGCGATCGAGCCGAGCAGTCCCCACGTGTAGGGGTGCCGCGGATCGTAGAAGGCGCCTTCGAGCGTCGTGTCCTCGACGATCTGCCCGGCGTACATCACCGCCACCCGGTCGGCGATCTCGGCCACCACGCCGAGGTCGTGGGTGATGAGCACGACGGCCAGGCCCCGTTCGGCGTTCAACCGGGCCAGCAGCCGCAGGATCTGCGCCTGCACGGTGACGTCGAGGGCGGTGGTCGGCTCGTCGGCGATGAGCACGTCCGGGTCGAGTGCCAGCGCCATCGCGATCATCACGCGCTGGCGCATGCCGCCGGAGAACTCGTGCGGATAGTGTGCGGCACGCCGATCGGGGTTGGGGATGCCGACGGCGGTCAGCAGTTCGATCGCCCGCTCGCGCGCCTCGCGTCGGGAGACGTCGCGGTGCGCGCGGATCATTTCCACGATCTGGTCGCCGACGCGGTACACCGGATTGAGCGACGTCATCGGATCCTGGAAGATCATCGCGATCCGCTCACCGCGCACCTGCCGCAGAGCGGCGTCGTCGAGCGCGTTCAGGTCGCGGCCGTCGAAGCGCACCGTGCCGGTGATCGTCGCGTTGGGCGCGCGGGTGAGTCCCAGGACCGTCTGTGCGGTGACGCTCTTGCCCGAGCCGGATTCGCCGACCACGGCCAGGATCTCGCCCGCGGCGAGGTCGAACGACACCCCGTCGACGGCGCGCACGACACCGCCGTCGGTGGCGAAGGAGACCCGGAGGTCTTCGACGGAGAGAATCACGATGCGGCCGCCTCTCCGAGTCGGATGCGTGGGTCGAGAAACGCGTACAGGATGTCGACGACGCCGTTGAACAGCACGATGAAGAACGCGCCGAACATCGTCACGCCCATCAGCGGCGGCAGGTCGAGGCTGCCGATCGCCCGGCCGGCGTAGAGCCCGACGCCGTTGATGTTGAACACCGTCTCGGTGAGGATCGCCCCGCCGCCGACGACGGCGCCGAAGTCGAGGCCGAACAGCGTGACGATCGGAATCATGGAATTGCGCAGCACGTGTCGGATGCGCACCTGCCGCTCCGCGATCCCCTTGGCCCGCGCGGTGCGCACGTAGTCCTCGTTCATCACGTCGAGCATGTTCGAACGCAGCACCCGGCTGTAGAAGCCGACGTAGAGCACCGCGAGCGTGAGCCACGGCAGGATGAGGTGCGTGAACCAGCGGAGCGGGTCGTCGGTCAACGGGACGTAGCTGCTCGTGGCAAACAACTCCACCTTGAAGGTGAAGAAGTACAGCAGGATCGCCGCCAGCCAGAACACCGGCATCGAGATGCCCACCAACGACAGGATGGTCAGCGCGCGATCGGTGAATCTTCCGGCGTGGATGGCGCTGGTGTAGCCGAACACCACCGCCAGCACCATCCACAGCACCGCCGCTCCGATCGTCAGCGACAGCGTCGCGGGCAGCCCGCGCCAGATCTGATCGGTGACGTTCTGCGCGCTGGCGTACGACGTCAGCTGACCGGTGAAGATCTTCCGCATCAGCGTCAGGTACTGCACCGGCAGTGGCTGGTCGAGACCGAGATCCGCGCTGACCCGGGCGATCAGCTCGGGGTTGGCGTTCTTGCCGGCGATGCGGATCGCCGGGTTCGAGTTCGGGATCACGTTGAAGATGAGGAACACGATCACCGAGATGGCGAACAGCACGGCGACCATCCCGGTCACGCGCCGGGCGATGAAGCGCAGCATCAGTGCTCCAACCGGATCTTGGCACGCGGATCCAGTGCGTCACGAAGGCCGTCACCGAACACGTTGAGCGACAACACCGTCAGCACGATCATCAGGCCGGGGATGATCGTCAGGTGCGGCGCGGTGTAAATGGTCTGGTAGCCGTCGGCGATCATCGTGCCCCAGGACGCACCCGGCGGCCGCACCCCGGCACCCAGGAAGCTCAGCGCCGATTCGAGCAGCATGTCGTTCGCGATGTTGAGCGTGAAGAACACGATGATCGTCGACACCACGTTGGGCAGCAGCTCGGTGACCATGATCCGCAGCGGCCCCTTGCCCTGGGCGACGGCCGCCTCCACGAACTCCTTCTCCCGCAGCGCCAGGATCTCGCCGCGGATCGGCCGCGCCATGTAGGGCACGTAGACCATGCCGATGATGAGGATGGGGATCCACACCGAATCACCGGCGAGCGTGACGAATCCGAGGCTGAGCCCGCCGACGGCGAGCGCCGTACCCAGCGCGATGCCGAGCAGCAGCACGGGGAACGCCCACACGACGTCCATCACCCGAGACAGCACCGCGTCGATCCACCCGCGGTAGAAGCCGCACAGCAGGCCGACCACGACGGCGACCACTGTCGTGATGGCGGCCGCCGCCACCCCGATGAAGATCGACGTGCGCCCGCCGTAGAGCAACCGGACCATGACGTCGCGACCGTTCTGGTCGGCCCCGAGCAGGTACTGGCCGCGCAGGCCGGGACCGATGGGCGTGCCGTCCGGCGACACCACGTCGACCGATGCGCCGTCGACGGAGATCGTGTCGGTGATGTGGTTGGCGTCGGGCGTGGTGTGCGCGACGCGGTCGGCCCACAGCGGCGCCGCCAGGCACGCCAGCACGATGACGACGAACAGCAGTCCGAACGCGAGCGCGGTCTTGTTGCGGCGCAACCGGACCCATGCGAGGTACCAGGGGCTGCGCCCCCGGATCTCGGCAGACGACATCCCGGTGGGTAGTGGCGGCTCGTCCGGCACCTCCACCTCGGTGAACGGCGCGGCCATTACTTCAGCGCGAAGGAGCTGAAGTCCTGGCTGAACAGCAGATGTCGATAGCTCTTGTCGAAGTCCATCCGCTCGGACAGGAAGGTCGTGTACTGCTCGTTGCCGTACGGCGCCCACACGGCCTGCTCCATGTAGGAGCGGTCGAGCGCGGCGTAGCCGTCCTTGACGCCCGGGTCCTCGAGCTGCTTGGTGCGCAGCTCGTTCATGCGCGCATCGAGGTCGGGCAGGCTCGCGCGAGAGTAGTTGTTGCCGTTGGTCGGCAGGATGCTCGCACCGTTGAGCAGCGGCCGGAAGAAGTCGTCCGGATGCGGGAAGTCCTGGAACCAGTCGCCGAACCCGGTGTCGAGGTCGGGCGTGGACTGGTTGCCGATCGTGGCCCAGTAGACGTCACCGGAGATGACCTTGAGCGTCGCGTTGAAGCCGAGCTGGCTCAGCACGTCGTGGTAGTACTCGCCGATCCGCTTGCGGTCGGGCTCGTCGTCGGTCCACACGGTGATGTCGCGGTCGGCCGGATTCGCTTCGGCGATCAGCTGCTTGGCCTTGCCGAGGTCGGGGCCGGGATACAGGGTGAAGTCCTGGTGGCCGGGCATCCCGGGCGGCAGGATCTGCTGCGACGGGTGCAACCGCCCGCCGAACACGCGGTTGAGGGCCTCCGGGTCGATCGCGTAGTTCACGGCCTGACGCACCTTGAGGTCGTTGAACGGCGCGGTCTGGGTGTTCATCCAGAAGTAGTAGGTGTTGATTGAGTCCTCCATGCGGAATCGACTGGCGTAGCGCGACTTCACCTCCGCGAGACGGTCCGCGTCGGGCGGGTCGGACATGTAGTCGACGCGGTTCTGCTCGATGTCGGTCACCTGCGCGGTGTTGCTCTTGTTCTGCGTGATGGTGATCTTGTCGACCGACGCGTCGGCGACTTCGTCGGCTCCGGCGTCGCGGACCGAGGAGAAGTTCGGGTTGCGTTCCATGGTCATGGTCTGGGGCGCCTGGACCTGGGAGATCATGAAGGGCCCGCTGGCGGGCGGCGGATCGTTGGTCGCGTCCTTGTCCAGCGGCGTCGACGGCGGGACCGGCGCCGCGAACGGGAGGCCCAGCACGTTGTCGAAGGTGCCGTTGGCCTCGGTCAGCGTGATGGTGATGTCACCGGTCGCGTCGTTGGTGGCGATGCCGCTGATGGTGTCGGCCTTGCCCTCCGCGTAGTCGGTGGCGCCCACGATGGGCTCGTAGAAGACCGAACCGCCCGAATTAGCCTTGAACAGACGTTGAATCGCGTAGGTGAAGTCCGACGCCTTGATGGGCGTGCCGTCGGAGTACTTCATGTTCGACCGCAGCTTCAGCTTGTAGATCTTGCCGTCCGGCGACACCTCGGGCATGTCCTGCGCGAGGCCCGGCACCACCTGGGTGCCGTCCTCGCCCTTGGCGTGCCGATAGGTGAGCAGGGGGACGTAGACGTTGTAGAGCGTCTCCCAGCCCTCGACGGTGTAGGACAGCTGCGGATCCACGTAGTCGGGGAACGACGTCATGGTGACGGTGATGTCGCCACCCCCGCCACCACTGCCGCCCGACCCGCCGGAGTCGCCGCCGCAGGCGGCGACCCCCAGCGTCAGCGTGGCGACGCACGCGACGGTGGAAATCCGTCGAAGCATGCCCATTCGAGCCTCCTCGTGATTGACCGGTGGCTGTCCGGTCGATGTCCTCACATGAAACGCCCCGTGGCGTGTCCGCATTGCATCTTTTCCGAAAAACGGCGTATGGCAAGTCGAACGGTCCGGAACGACCCCGGCTCCGTCGGAAGAATCAGGCGCGCAGCGAACGTTTGACGGAAACGAAAATTCGCTCCGCCAACCGGGGCGGGACCGAGTTGCCCAACTGGGCCTGGACGCTGGCGCGGCTACCCACGAGTTCGAACTCGTCGGGGAACGTGAACAGCCGCTTCACCTCCGCGACGCGGAGCCGGCGATTGCTCCAGTGGAAGGGGCCGACGTTGGGTCCGGGCTGGGCCTGAATGGTGGGTGAGGGCTTCTCGGGGTCGAGTTTGAGCAAAAACGACCAGTACCGACTGCGCCACGCGAATTTGGGTTCGGGATGGCCGCGTTCGGCGGTGTAGTGGAGGTAGTTCCCGCCCGGCGGGATGTCGGGCAGCAGCGCCGCGTACTGTCCGCGGAGCACCTCCTCGGGCTCCGGATCGCACACCAGGCCGGCGAGCGCTTCCCCGGCGGTGACGAACGGACGCTCGGCGTTGCCGGTGGTACGGCGCTCCCAGCTGCCGCCGTGCGTGGGCTCGGGCAACTCGGGGACGGGGCTGCCCTTCGGGGCGCCGACGATGAACAGGCGCGGACGGGCCTGCGGCACACCGAAATTCGCCGCGTGCAGCACGTCCATGCGGTACGCGTAGCCGGCCTCGTCGATCTCGCGCAGCAGACGCAGCAGTGCCGGTCGGCTGGCGCGGTTGTCGTAGGTGAGGGCGTAGACGTTCTCGAGGACGAACCTGCGTGGCCTGGCTTCGCGCAACACCCGGGTGTATTCCTGCAGCAGCGAGGCGTCGGGATCCAGTCCCGAGCGCTTCCACTCCAGCCAGAACCCGCTCTTCGAGAACGGCGTGCACGGGGGTCCGCCCAGGAGCAGGTCCGGGCGCTGACCCGTGCGCAGCCCGGCGGCGCGCAGGATCTCCGCGGTGCTGGTCTCCAGGATGTCCTTCTGGATGACCGGGGAGGCGAGCGTCGCGAAGTTCTTCTCCATGGTGAGCGCGGCGTCGCGGTTGCGTTCGACCGCTGCCCGGACGTCGAAGCCGGCTGCCTCCGCACCGAGATCGAGACCGCCGGCGCCGGAGAACAGCGAGATCGCCGTTCCCTTGCTGCTCGCCATGGCGAAGAGCATCCCACGACCGACCGACGAAAACCGGTCAAGACCGCGGCGCGGGCCTACCGGTCGAGTTCCTTGGCGAGCAGCAGCTCGACGGCGCGGGCGGTCTTGAACGGGTAGCGCCGCCAGTAGGAGTAGAAGTCGGCCTCGGTGTCGAACTCGCCGCGCCCGGCGCGCAGATCGTCGATCTTGTCGACGGCGCCGATGTACTCGCGGGTAGTCGACGAGCGGTGCCTGCTGGCGATGCGCCAGGGCTGCTGCACGATCAGCTCGAGGTCGGCGACCCGCCCCGGTGCGGTCTCGTCGAGGGTGTAGATGCCCAGCACGTCGAGGTGCGAGGCGTATTCGGCGAACGGCCGCATGACGCCGGGGAACGAGATCTTCGGGTGCCGGAAGTAGGTGTTGCCGGTGTAGAGCGTGATGCGGCTCTGCGTGCGGGGGAGCGGGTTGCCGCGCGCGCCGACGGCACGGCGGGCCACCTTGATGTCCACGGCGTGGAAGCCGCCGCCGAACGCCTCGCCGCCGAACTCGACGTCGGGGTAGCCGCGTTCGGTGCCGCGCGCCGCGGTGGCGCCGGGAAGGTCGGCGGCGCGGTCCATCAGGAAGCTGACGATGCCGACCTCCAGCACGTTGGCCAGCGCCGCGGGCTCCTTGGGCAGCGGCAGGATGTGGCCGCCGGCCACCAGCTGGGCCAGCAGGTCCTCGGCGTCGGCGGCGACCAGCGGCCACGCGTGGTCCCCGCGGCTGCGGAACACCCCGCCCAGGCCCCAGCCGTAGTCGGCGCACTGGTCGCGGAGCCACTGCTCGACGTCGGTCATCGCCAGGCAGCTTGCCAGATGCGCGGCGGGTCAGTGTTCGTGGAACACGCTGACCTGCCTGCCGGTGGCCTTGGCGGCGTACATGGCGACGTCGGCGTCGCGCAGCAGTTCTGCGGCGCCGCGGTCGTCGTGCGGGTCGGTGTCGATGACGCCGATGCTGGCTCCGAGGCGCAACATGCCGCCGGTCAGCGTGATGGGTTCGGTGAGCACGCGGCGGATGCGCTCCACCAGCCGGTCGACTGCGCCGTCGCGCAGCTCGCCGATGAGCAGGGCCACGAACTCGTCGCCGGCGAGCCTGCCGACGATGTCGTCCTCGCGGACCGCGGTGCACAGCCGCCGCGCGATCTCCTTCAGCACGACGTCGCCGACGTCGTGGCCGTGGGTGTCGTTGACGGTCTTGAGGTCGTCGATGTCGATGAACAGCACGGCGCGCAGCAGGCCGGCATCACGGTGCAGCGCGTCGATGGTGGCCATGATGTGGGCGCGGTTGGGCAGGCCGGTGAGCGCGTCGTGCGCGGCCTGGAACGCGAGCCGGTCGGTGGCCTCTCGTTGGGCGGTGATGTCGGTGAACGACACCAGCGCCGGAGAGGTGTCGCGGGCGTCGGGGTGCAGCAGCTGGCAGCTCGCCGACACCCAGACCTTCCGTCCGTCGGGGCGGTCGAGGCCGAAGATGCGGTTGAGCGTGGGCAGACCGGTGGCGAAGGTCCGCGCCACCGGCCGCTGCGCGAGCTGCAGCAGACCGCCGTCGGCGTCGTAGACCGTCAGCCCGCGCAGTGTCTCGCCGTGGTCGACGTCGTCGTCGGAGAGCCCGAGGATGCGGCATGCCGATGGGTTGATGGTGAGCACCCAGCCGTTGCGGTCGACCACCACCACGCCTTCCTGCAGCGCGTTGACGACGGTGCGCAGATTGCGCGTGGCGCGGCTCAGCGCCGTCTCGTCGGCACAGACCAGGACGTACCCGTTGTCGTACGACGCGGCGGTGACGCGCACGGCGCGCGGGGTGCCGTCCAGGGCGTAGTGGGTGGCGTGCACGGCGTCGTCCCCGGCGGCGATCGCTGCCACGTCGACGCGGGCGCCGACGGCGACGTCGAGGGGTTGGGCCAGCGCGCGGTGCGCCGGACGCCGGTAGATGCGCTCGGCCGCCGGGTTCCAGCTCGTCACCATGCCGGCGGGGGTGACCGAGACGACGGCGTCGGCCGCGTGGTCGACCAGTGCGGCCCGGTGTGCCAGGGCGTCGTGGGTGGCGCGCCGTTCGGTGAGGTCGCGCAGGATCAGCTGGTACGCCGCCGCGCCACCCCAGGTGGTGAGGGTCGACAGCGCC is from Mycolicibacterium grossiae and encodes:
- a CDS encoding ABC transporter ATP-binding protein, which translates into the protein MILSVEDLRVSFATDGGVVRAVDGVSFDLAAGEILAVVGESGSGKSVTAQTVLGLTRAPNATITGTVRFDGRDLNALDDAALRQVRGERIAMIFQDPMTSLNPVYRVGDQIVEMIRAHRDVSRREARERAIELLTAVGIPNPDRRAAHYPHEFSGGMRQRVMIAMALALDPDVLIADEPTTALDVTVQAQILRLLARLNAERGLAVVLITHDLGVVAEIADRVAVMYAGQIVEDTTLEGAFYDPRHPYTWGLLGSIARLDEDRPARLAQIAGQPPSLLSPPTGCRFAARCPHQFDRCSEPPPLNGDRCWLPLEDKRRLRMVDGRIGLRKAVAL
- a CDS encoding ABC transporter permease: MSSAEIRGRSPWYLAWVRLRRNKTALAFGLLFVVIVLACLAAPLWADRVAHTTPDANHITDTISVDGASVDVVSPDGTPIGPGLRGQYLLGADQNGRDVMVRLLYGGRTSIFIGVAAAAITTVVAVVVGLLCGFYRGWIDAVLSRVMDVVWAFPVLLLGIALGTALAVGGLSLGFVTLAGDSVWIPILIIGMVYVPYMARPIRGEILALREKEFVEAAVAQGKGPLRIMVTELLPNVVSTIIVFFTLNIANDMLLESALSFLGAGVRPPGASWGTMIADGYQTIYTAPHLTIIPGLMIVLTVLSLNVFGDGLRDALDPRAKIRLEH
- a CDS encoding type II restriction endonuclease is translated as MTDVEQWLRDQCADYGWGLGGVFRSRGDHAWPLVAADAEDLLAQLVAGGHILPLPKEPAALANVLEVGIVSFLMDRAADLPGATAARGTERGYPDVEFGGEAFGGGFHAVDIKVARRAVGARGNPLPRTQSRITLYTGNTYFRHPKISFPGVMRPFAEYASHLDVLGIYTLDETAPGRVADLELIVQQPWRIASRHRSSTTREYIGAVDKIDDLRAGRGEFDTEADFYSYWRRYPFKTARAVELLLAKELDR
- a CDS encoding ABC transporter permease, which translates into the protein MLRFIARRVTGMVAVLFAISVIVFLIFNVIPNSNPAIRIAGKNANPELIARVSADLGLDQPLPVQYLTLMRKIFTGQLTSYASAQNVTDQIWRGLPATLSLTIGAAVLWMVLAVVFGYTSAIHAGRFTDRALTILSLVGISMPVFWLAAILLYFFTFKVELFATSSYVPLTDDPLRWFTHLILPWLTLAVLYVGFYSRVLRSNMLDVMNEDYVRTARAKGIAERQVRIRHVLRNSMIPIVTLFGLDFGAVVGGGAILTETVFNINGVGLYAGRAIGSLDLPPLMGVTMFGAFFIVLFNGVVDILYAFLDPRIRLGEAAAS
- a CDS encoding DNA cytosine methyltransferase, with the protein product MASSKGTAISLFSGAGGLDLGAEAAGFDVRAAVERNRDAALTMEKNFATLASPVIQKDILETSTAEILRAAGLRTGQRPDLLLGGPPCTPFSKSGFWLEWKRSGLDPDASLLQEYTRVLREARPRRFVLENVYALTYDNRASRPALLRLLREIDEAGYAYRMDVLHAANFGVPQARPRLFIVGAPKGSPVPELPEPTHGGSWERRTTGNAERPFVTAGEALAGLVCDPEPEEVLRGQYAALLPDIPPGGNYLHYTAERGHPEPKFAWRSRYWSFLLKLDPEKPSPTIQAQPGPNVGPFHWSNRRLRVAEVKRLFTFPDEFELVGSRASVQAQLGNSVPPRLAERIFVSVKRSLRA
- a CDS encoding ABC transporter substrate-binding protein — translated: MLRRISTVACVATLTLGVAACGGDSGGSGGSGGGGGDITVTMTSFPDYVDPQLSYTVEGWETLYNVYVPLLTYRHAKGEDGTQVVPGLAQDMPEVSPDGKIYKLKLRSNMKYSDGTPIKASDFTYAIQRLFKANSGGSVFYEPIVGATDYAEGKADTISGIATNDATGDITITLTEANGTFDNVLGLPFAAPVPPSTPLDKDATNDPPPASGPFMISQVQAPQTMTMERNPNFSSVRDAGADEVADASVDKITITQNKSNTAQVTDIEQNRVDYMSDPPDADRLAEVKSRYASRFRMEDSINTYYFWMNTQTAPFNDLKVRQAVNYAIDPEALNRVFGGRLHPSQQILPPGMPGHQDFTLYPGPDLGKAKQLIAEANPADRDITVWTDDEPDRKRIGEYYHDVLSQLGFNATLKVISGDVYWATIGNQSTPDLDTGFGDWFQDFPHPDDFFRPLLNGASILPTNGNNYSRASLPDLDARMNELRTKQLEDPGVKDGYAALDRSYMEQAVWAPYGNEQYTTFLSERMDFDKSYRHLLFSQDFSSFALK
- a CDS encoding diguanylate cyclase, yielding MEVTGESSIHGNALAQVLDHGPDAICIHQDGTVVFVNAVATRWLGARTRQEVIGHAVSRLLHPRSIAAVLAGTAPLRRPGDVAAPVRATVVRIDGSEVDVEALSTLTTWGGAAAYQLILRDLTERRATHDALAHRAALVDHAADAVVSVTPAGMVTSWNPAAERIYRRPAHRALAQPLDVAVGARVDVAAIAAGDDAVHATHYALDGTPRAVRVTAASYDNGYVLVCADETALSRATRNLRTVVNALQEGVVVVDRNGWVLTINPSACRILGLSDDDVDHGETLRGLTVYDADGGLLQLAQRPVARTFATGLPTLNRIFGLDRPDGRKVWVSASCQLLHPDARDTSPALVSFTDITAQREATDRLAFQAAHDALTGLPNRAHIMATIDALHRDAGLLRAVLFIDIDDLKTVNDTHGHDVGDVVLKEIARRLCTAVREDDIVGRLAGDEFVALLIGELRDGAVDRLVERIRRVLTEPITLTGGMLRLGASIGVIDTDPHDDRGAAELLRDADVAMYAAKATGRQVSVFHEH